ATCGGCGCAAGATCGGCCTCGTGGGGGCAGCGGTGTCGGATTTCCGGGAGATTGGCGACCTCTGCCGGCACATCCTGGCTGAAGGGGGGGCGGTGTCGGTGTCGTCGCTGCGCATCGATCGTCTCGATGAGGGGATGATAGAGGTGCTCAAGGCGAGCGGCCACAAGACCGTGGCCCTGGCGCCGGAGGGGGGGAGCCAGCGGATACGGGACCTTATCAACAAGAACCTGACCGAGGAGCAGATTCTTGCCGCCTGCGATCTCCTCATCGGCCACGACATCCTGAACCTGAAGCTCTATTTCATAATCGGTCTTCCCACGGAAACCATGGACGATCTGGAGGAGATGGCCCTCCTCGTGGGGAAAATCCGGGAGAGGGTGATTGCCGCGGCGAAAAAAAACAAGAGGCTCGGGGATATCATCCTGTCTGTGAACCCCTTTGTTCCCAAGCCCTTCACACCGTTCCAGTGGTGCGGCATGGAGGAGGTTCCATCCCTGGAGAAGAAACTCAAGTACCTCCAGCAGTCGATAGGTAAGCTCTCCAACGTGCGGCTCATTGCCGAAAGCCCCAAGGATGCCTACCTCCAGGCCCTTCTTTCGCGGGGGGACCGGCGGCTGTCAAAATTTCTGCTCCGCGCAGCAGAGCTGGGAAGCTGGAAACGGGGAGCCCGGGAGTTCGACGTCAACACTGATTTGCTCGTCCACCGGAGCATGCCCATAGACGAGATGCTGCCGTGGGGTGTCATTACCAGCGCCGGTGCCGACCGGCTCCGGCGCGAGTATCTTAAGGCGTTTTCTCCGCAGTAAGGCCACTATATCCCTTGATTCGCTCCAGCCAAGGCAGGTGGAGATCTCCGGGCGTCGAATGGCGGCGTTCATTCTGACAGGTCTTTTGTCCTGTGCTTAATCTGGAATAGACTCCGAGCGCCCACAGGGGGAAGAAGTGGCGGTATCCGTCATAGCGCAGGTAAAAGACCCTCGGGAAGCCTGTGCCGGTGAAATGCTTCTCCTCCCAGGTTCCCCATTGATTCTGGTGGTCGAGCAGGTAGCGCACCCCCCGCCGAACGGGCAAGCTGTGAACTTCTCCCGCAGCCATGAGCCCCAGGAGGCTCCAGGCCGTCTGTGACGGAGTGCTCGCGCCATTACCCGCCAGCGAAGGATCGTCGTAGGAATAGCAGGTCTCTCCCCACCCCCCATCGTGGTTCTGGCATGACATCAACCATCCCACAGCCTTGCGGATATAGGGTTGCTGCATGTCTTCCCCGGCTTGAGCAAGGCCGGACAGCACCGACCATGTACCGTAGATATAGTTTACTCCCCAACGGCCGAACCAGGCACCGGTATCCTCCTGCTCCGAGCGGAGGAAACTGATACCCCGTGCGATTGGCGGAAACGTCCTGTCGAAACCGGCCATGGAGAGCAGTTCAATGCAACGTCCCGTCAGGTCCGATGTGCTCGGGTCCAGGAGCGCTCCATGGTCGGCGAACGGGATATCGTTAAGGTAGTTGTAGTTGTTGTCGATGTCGAAGGCGGCCCATCCCCCGTCACTGCTCTGCATCCCGAGTACCCAGTTCACGCCGCGGGCGATCCGGTCGCGGTAAAGTTCATTTTCCAGTGCTCCGCACCGCAGGAGCGACATGATGACCTTGGAGGTGTCGTCCAGGTCTGGATAGAGAGAATTCTCGAATTGGAAAGCCCATCCTCCACCTTCGAGGTCGGGAACCTTTAGCGACCAATCTCCGGGGGAGTGGATCTGCTGGGACAAGAGCCATTCAACAGTCCGTTTGACTGCGGGGTGGTCCGGCGGCAGCCCCGCTTCCATGAGAGCCGAAAGGCTCAGGCAGGTGTCCCAGATCGGGGAATTGCACGGCTGGCAGATGCTGCTGGTTCCCATGCCGCCCGCTGCCGCGTGGACTGAGGGATCGATGGCGAGCGCCGCCGATGACCCGCTGTCTACGCATGCGCCGCTCGTGCCGGGGGTGCTTGATTCCCGCGGGGTCCGGTGCTGGAGCAGGTCGTCCACGGCCTGTAATCCGCGGATATAGTCGGGATCGTCTTCCCCGCAGCCGAGAACGCGGAGAGCCATGACTGCGTAGGCCATGGCCGGGAAAATGGCGC
The nucleotide sequence above comes from Geobacter benzoatilyticus. Encoded proteins:
- the shc gene encoding squalene--hopene cyclase, whose translation is MAKEILKKFAVIAGNKKAGSPAEDEHTAVNPIKEISGKAVHCREAVKKAEEYLLALQNQDGFWVFELEADVTIPSEYIMLQRFLGREISTELGKRLENYLLDRQLPDGGWPLYAEDGFANISATIKAYLALKVLGHSPQTPHMIRARLMVLSLGGAAKCNVFTRILLALFGQLPWHTPPAMPVEIVLLPRWFFFHLSKVSYWSRTVIVPLLLLYARKPVCRLRPGEGIPELFITPPDKLRNLDGFQPGAWRKNAFIILDRLLKRCNRFIPSGLHRRAIAEAETWTRSHMQGSGGIGAIFPAMAYAVMALRVLGCGEDDPDYIRGLQAVDDLLQHRTPRESSTPGTSGACVDSGSSAALAIDPSVHAAAGGMGTSSICQPCNSPIWDTCLSLSALMEAGLPPDHPAVKRTVEWLLSQQIHSPGDWSLKVPDLEGGGWAFQFENSLYPDLDDTSKVIMSLLRCGALENELYRDRIARGVNWVLGMQSSDGGWAAFDIDNNYNYLNDIPFADHGALLDPSTSDLTGRCIELLSMAGFDRTFPPIARGISFLRSEQEDTGAWFGRWGVNYIYGTWSVLSGLAQAGEDMQQPYIRKAVGWLMSCQNHDGGWGETCYSYDDPSLAGNGASTPSQTAWSLLGLMAAGEVHSLPVRRGVRYLLDHQNQWGTWEEKHFTGTGFPRVFYLRYDGYRHFFPLWALGVYSRLSTGQKTCQNERRHSTPGDLHLPWLERIKGYSGLTAEKTP